Part of the Kineococcus aurantiacus genome, CGGCCCCCCTCGCACCGGCGGAGCGCGTCGAGCTGCTGCGCGCGGCGGCCGCCGCCGGCACCGTCCTGCTCCACGACGACGGCGGCCTGCTGCCGCTGCGCACCGGGGCGGGCCGCACCCTGGCCGTCCTGGGCCCCGACGCCGTCGTGCCCTGCCTGCAGGGCGGCACCTTCGCCAAGGTCACCCCGGCCACCCGGCCCACCACCCCGGCGCAGGCCCTGGTGGACGCGTTCCCCGGCGCCGAGGTGGCCGTGGCCCCCGGCTGCGCGCCCCCGGGCCTGCAGCCGTTCGCCGAGGTCGTCCTGGAGGGTTTCGCCCCGGGCGCCGAGGAACCCGGCGCCACCCAGGTCCGGCCGACCTCGACGTTCGTCTGGTTCGGCGAGATCCCCGGCATCGGCGGTCCCGGGGTCGGGGGCCGGGTCCGGGTCAGCACCGAGTTCACCGCCGAGGTCGAGGGGACCCACGAGCTGCTGCTGGGCGGCACCGGGAACGGCGTCCTCCTGCTCGACGGTGAACCGCGCGCCACCTGGGCGGCCCCGGACCCCGCCGACGTCATGGGCGTCGTCGCGCGCGCCGACACCGTCGCCACCGGGGTCGCCCTGACGGCGGGGCAGCGCGTCCGCGTCGTCGGCGAGTTCGACCTCGTGCCCGGACGGGTCCAGTCGGTCACCCTCGGGTACCGCGCCCCGGCCCCGGCGGGGCTGCTCTACGACGCCGTGGCCCTGGCCGCGCGCGCCGACGACGTGGTCCTCGTCCTGGGCGACGACCGCAACGCCTCCCGGGAGAGCGCCGACCGGACGACGACCCACCTGCCGGCCGAGCAGCTGCGCCTGCTGCACGCCGTCGCCGCCGCCAACCCCCGCACCGTCGTGGTGCTCGACGCCGGGCACCAGGTCGACACGTCGTGGGCCGGTGAGGTCGGGGCCGTGCTCGTGCCCTGGTACGCCGGGGAGGAGTTCGGCCCGGCGCTGGCCGAGGTCCTGCGCGGGGACCGCGAACCCGGCGGGCGGCTGCCGCTGACGTTCGCCCGCTCCGACGCCGACTACCCCGGCCACGGGGTGGGGCTCGACGACGACCTCGTCCTGGACTACCGCCGCATCGAGCCCGCGGGCGCGGCGCACTTCCAGGCCGGCGGGCCCGTGCCCGCCTACGCCTTCGGGCACGGCCTGGGCTACACGACGTGGCGGCTCGGCGCGGTCCAGGCCGAACGGGACGGCGACGACGTGCTGGTGCACGCCGAGGTCGAGAACACCGGGGGGCGCGCCGGGGACGACGTCGTGCAGGTCTACGGCCGCGCACCCGGCGCGACGCGTTCCCGGCTGGTGGGTTTCGCCCGCGTGCACGCCCCCGCGGGGGCGAAGGTGGGGGCCACGATCAGGCTGTCGCACAGGGCGTTCCGCCGGTGGGACAGCAC contains:
- a CDS encoding glycoside hydrolase family 3 N-terminal domain-containing protein, whose protein sequence is MTVGPGHDADVAALPPEARAAATAGVNGWTAHGLPEAGVGELTLLDGPLGLVSRTMDERDTATLLPSGTSLAASWDPDLVHRVGGLLGAEARAEGVDVVLGPNLNLPRTPFSGRAFEMFSEDPHLTSVLGAAWIRGLQEHGVGACAKHLVANDTETRRQAMDVAVDEADLREVYLAPFEAAVEAGAWSVLTAYNRVRGEHCCENSALLRVLKDEWGFDGVVVSDWFATRDTVASARAGLDLEMPGGPRFFGPALAGAVRAGDVDDARLTDAAERVARLAERVGRRAGFSAPPAPAPLAPAERVELLRAAAAAGTVLLHDDGGLLPLRTGAGRTLAVLGPDAVVPCLQGGTFAKVTPATRPTTPAQALVDAFPGAEVAVAPGCAPPGLQPFAEVVLEGFAPGAEEPGATQVRPTSTFVWFGEIPGIGGPGVGGRVRVSTEFTAEVEGTHELLLGGTGNGVLLLDGEPRATWAAPDPADVMGVVARADTVATGVALTAGQRVRVVGEFDLVPGRVQSVTLGYRAPAPAGLLYDAVALAARADDVVLVLGDDRNASRESADRTTTHLPAEQLRLLHAVAAANPRTVVVLDAGHQVDTSWAGEVGAVLVPWYAGEEFGPALAEVLRGDREPGGRLPLTFARSDADYPGHGVGLDDDLVLDYRRIEPAGAAHFQAGGPVPAYAFGHGLGYTTWRLGAVQAERDGDDVLVHAEVENTGGRAGDDVVQVYGRAPGATRSRLVGFARVHAPAGAKVGATIRLSHRAFRRWDSTAGRWAVPGGTHVLTVARSAADPQALELEVER